The window GCAACTTAAGCTGTTGCTTGCCAAAGGTAAAGAGCAAGGTTACTTAACCTATGCAGAAGTGAACGATCACTTACCTGCAGACATGGTCGATTCTGACCAGATCGAAGATATTATCCAGATGATAAATGACATGGGTATCCGGGTGTTCGAAGAAGCCCCAGATGCTGATGACATGATGATGTCGGAAGACAACACAGACGAAGATGCCGCTGAAGAAGCCGCTGCCGCACTGGCAACAGTAGAAAGCGAACTTGGCCGCACAACCGATCCCGTGCGCATGTACATGCGTGAAATGGGTACCGTTGAGCTTCTGACCCGCGAAGGCGAAATTGTTATCGCCAAACGCATCGAAGAAGGCATCAACACAGTTCAAAGTTCAGTCGCCGAATACCCACAAGCGATCGCTATGATCCTTGAGCAATTCGACCAATTTGAAGCCGACGAACTGCGCTTATCTGATATTATCTCTGGATTTGTTAACCCTGACGAAGACGTTGCACCGACCGCCACTCACATCGGCTCAGAATTATCTGAAGAAGAGCTGGAAGATGAAGATGACGAAGAAGATGACGACGACACTGAAGATGAAGAAGAAGGCAACAAAGGGCCTGATCCTGAAGAAGCACGCGAAAGATTCGGTCAACTAAGAACTGCCTACGAAAGTGCACTGAAAATTATCGAAGCTAAGGGCCGTGAACACCCTGAATCGGTAAAAGCACTATTCGAAATTGGTGAAATCTTCAAAGAATTCCGCTTAGTACCTAAACAGTTTGACCGTTTAGTGAAAAGCATGCGCACTATGATGGATCGCGTACGAGTTCAAGAACGTTTAGTGTTAAAACTGTGCGTTGAACAAGCCAAAATGCCGAAGAAAAACTTCGTCAAACTCTTCACTGGCAACGAAACCAACCTCGATTGGTTCAACACTGAGAAAGCCTCAACTAAACCTTATGCCGAAGGCCTAAGAATGGTTGAAGACGACGTGATCCGTTGTCGCACCAAGCTTGCTGCAGTTGAAGAAGAAACCGGCTTAGCGATTTCTGCCATTAAAGACATCAACCGTCGTATGTCAATCGGTGAAGCTAAAGCCCGCCGTGCGAAGAAAGAAATGGTTGAAGCAAACTTACGTCTGGTAATTTCTATCGCGAAGAAATACACCAACCGTGGTTTGCAATTCTTGGACTTAATCCAAGAAGGTAACATTGGCTTGATGAAAGCCGTGGATAAATTCGAATACCGTCGTGGCTATAAGTTCTCGACCTATGCAACTTGGTGGATCCGTCAGGCGATTACTCGTTCTATTGCCGACCAAGCGCGTACCATTCGTATTCCAGTACACATGATCGAAACGATCAACAAGCTGAACCGTATCTCTCGCCAAATGCTACAGGAAATGGGCCGCGAGCCTTCACCTGAAGAACTGGCTGAGCGTATGATGATGCCGGAAGATAAGATCCGTAAGGTACTGAAAATCGCTAAAGAACCTATCTCCATGGAAACCCCAATCGGTGACGATGAAGATTCGCATTTAGGTGATTTTATTGAGGATACGACCCTCGAACTACCACTGGATTCAGCGACCAGCGAAAGCTTGAAAAACGCCACTCACGAAGTGTTAGCAGGTCTAACCGCCCGTGAAGCGAAAGTACTGCGTATGCGTTTTGGTATCGATATGAACACTGACCACACACTTGAAGAAGTGGGTAAGCAGTTCGACGTGACCCGTGAACGTATTCGTCAGATTGAAGCTAAGGCACTGCGCAAACTGCGTCACCCTTCACGCTCAGAAATCTTAAAATCATTCCTAGATGAATAGGCCGTTATAAGCCTAAAGTCAGCTAAGTAAGATTTGAAGCCCTGCCTATGCAGGGCTTTTTATTGCCTCTCCGGCGGTAATATCCGCATAAGCACGCTATGAAAGCATTAAATTTAGCCGACGATGGCATTTAAGTTGATTAACAGATAACCAATTGAATCAGTTGCGTGAATTTCCAGCCAAAACATGGGTGACAAGCGTTAGTAAGCTTAGTATACTTCCTCCCGCTTCAGGTAATGACGATTACCTTAAGTCGGCCCCTTAGCTCAGTTGGTTAGAGCACACGACTCATAATCGTTAGGTCCACGGTTCAAGTCCGTGAGGGGCCACCACCCGATTCAACAAAAAAGCCCATTGAAAGATGGGCTTTTTTGTATCTAAAATATTTGTCCTGTCAATCATCGCATAATCACCATGCATATACAGCTCGCTCGCTGACTATTTCATAGCTTCAGCCTGTTCTTTGATATTTACAATTGCCATAAAAATAGGCCCTTTGATCAGTGCTTAACCAACAACACAATTAAAGAGCCTATTTAAAATCAATGCGCTAATTCAGTAAACCTCTGCGTGCTAGGTTTTTAACTTACCTAACTGCTCATGCTGCTGCTTCACTAAGTTTGCTAAAACTACACTGCTTTGCTGTGCTTCACCCGCAAGACGTGCAAGTTCAGAAGCAGAGTCAGAAATCCCTGTGATATTGCGATTAACCTCTTCAGTCACCGCACTCTGCTCTTCTGCGGCGGCGGCAATATGGGTCACTTGGCCCGAAATTTCCCCAATCTGACTCACCATTGAATTCAATGAGTTTAACGCTTGCTCAGTTTGAGATACGGCCATTTGTGCCCGCTCAGCGCCTTTATCTATGATGCCAGAAGCGCTTTGGACCTCTTTTTGCAGTGCGTCGATAAGGGTACTAATGTCGTTCGTCGAGCTCTGAGTCTTAGATGCTAGCGCGCGGACTTCGTCAGCAACCACAGCAAAGCCTCGTCCCTGCTCACCCGCCCTTGCCGCTTCAATCGCTGCATTGAGTGCTAACAGGTTAGTCTGTGCGGCAATGGAGCTTATTACCTCAAGGATACGACTGATGTTCATACTGCTCTCAGCCACTTTACTCACCGCCAATTTAGCCTCCATAGACTCCTGAGACATAGTCGCGACAAAACCCATTGCTTTAGTCAGGCTCTCTTCGCTATGACGAATATTGCGCGACATAGCTTCAGTTTCTGCCGCCGTTTGCTCTGATGCCTTAGCAACCTCAAGTGCGGTAGCACTCATTTGGTTCACAGCCGTTACTACACTCTCAATTTCACCGTACTGACGATTCACGCTGTCACGGGTGAGCTGCGCAATTTTGGCAGAGGCTTGGCTTTCCTCCTGAGAGCGGCTCGCAAGAATTTTCAGCTCGGCAATCAAATTTTTAAGTTTATAAATAAAGGAATTGAAACCTTTCGCTAGCGCAATCAATTCAGCATGGGAATCAACCTCAATCGATTGCGTTAAATCGCCATCGGCACTCGCAAGGTGCTCTACCCGGCCTTGGATCATTCTCAATGGTGAGATAATGCTACGGATCACTAAGCTAATGGTAATTACAGCGGCAATCGATACCACAATACCCACGATCAGCAGCAAACTGCCTAAGGAAGTCGCCATTTCATCCATATCATTATTAAGCTCAATCGAGCTTTTATACGCCTGTGCAGTCGGCACTTGGATAACCAAGGACCACTCGGCATTCGCTAGCGGGATCTTAATGGGATAGGCAACAATAATTTCATCATCGTTAACCATGTAGCCGGAATTCTTGTGCAGGGAGATGATTTGCGAAGCGAGAGTAGGATTTACCGACTCAGCTAATGGACGCGCCTTTTTACTGTAATGACTTGCCGCGACTACTAAACCGCGGGTACTCAGCAAAGTCACTTTTGCTTGTCCATCGTAAAGACTCTTAGACAACTTATCGATAAGAGTTTGAAAGACTGGCAAATTTACATCTACACCGACCACACCGATAAATTGCTTATGTTTAAGCACTGGCACTGTCAGCGAGGTCATTAATGCTTTGTTGCCTGGAGTGATCTCGTATAAATACGGCTCCATTAGGCAGGGCTTTAAGGTTTCCTTATCGCATAAATACCATTCAGCATCACGGATCCCAAACTCATTCAGGCTAGTGAGGTACTTTTCTGCTGAATCTTCAACTTGGTTATGCTCCACAGTGCCATCGTCGTTACGGGTGTAATAGACCTCTAGAGCGCCAGATGTCGCCACACTGTGACTGACATTCACATTCAAAAACTCACTGTCGAGCCCATCATAACCATTAGGTTCGAACTGGGCATACATGGAAGAGACTTGCGCATTCTTCTTCAGCACTGCCGCTACTGCGAGTTCTAAGCGGTCACGTTTTAAGGGTAATTCCTCGGCAGTACTTTCAAGCATACCCGCAAAAGAGAAAGGAATTCGGTAGGCTTCATTGATAAATCCGGCGACCATTTCACCATATTCACCGGCGCGGGCTTCGAGTTTATCCCGAGTTTCCGTTTGTAGGGTATTTTGAACTTGATCCGACAATTGTGCGTTTTGAGCCGACAGCGTCCACCATAAACTGATAGATAAAATAGCCACTATCGATAAAAATAATGCTGATGTAATCCACAACAACTTAGTACTGATGGACAAATGCTTCATCTAGTAAACTCCCAAGAGAACGACAATAGCGTAATTATTATGATCTAATTCATTTTTATACTTTCTACCCAGCATTAAAAATAGCACTTAGCGTAAGAATTACCAGCACTTAAGATAAAGATTTGCTAATGAAATGTAAAACTTTAGAATGACAAAATCAAAAAAAGGCCAAATTCAAATAAATGAATTCGGCCTTAAATATCAAACACTATTTCAAATTAAGGTTAGCGTCCCCACAACCAAGCGGCACCACGTACGCCCGATGAAGCGCCATAACAGTTTTTAACAACCGGAGTGTGACACTCACGGCCAACCACATATCGCGGTAAAACTTTTGGCAATTCAGTGTAAATGGCATCGATGTTAGACACTCCGCCGCCAAGGACGATAACATCTGGATCCATCATATTGATCACATGGGCCAATGAGCGGGCTAAACGGTCAATAAAGCGATCAAATGCTTGAGTCGCCAGCTGATCGCCTGCTTGCATCATTTGGGCGATTTCAATACCGCTGTCAGCTACTCCACCTGCTGCGCGAAAATCGCGTACAAAACCCGTCCCTGAGATAAACGTCTCGATGCAGTCTCTGTTACCACAAAAACACGTCGTGGTATTAAATTCATCGGCTTTCATCCAAGGTAAAGGATTATGCCCCCACTCACCGCCGATACCATTACCACCATCATGCACTTGGCCTTTGATGGCGATACCTGCACCACATCCAGTACCAATAATGGCGCCAAAGACCACTGACTTGCCAGCAGCTGCGCCATCGACCGCTTCTGATACGGCAAAACAGTTCGCATCATTAGCGATTTTCACCTTACGGTTTAATCGAGCGCCCAGATCCACATCGAGGGGATGGCCATTGATCCACGTTGAATTAGCATTTTTAACTAGGCCAGTAAAAGGAGAAATCACCCCAGGAATACCTATGCCTATTGTGGCGGTTTGTTGCAAGCTCTCTTCGACTTCTGTCACGAGTGCGACTAATGCATCGACTGTTGCAACATATTCTCTTGGCGTTGGGATGCGTTTACGAAACACTTCTTTACCATCGTCATCTAATGCAATTAACTCGATTTTTGTGCCGCCAAGATCGATACCAATTCGTAACATCAACTTACTCCATCTCAATATATTTAACGCAAAGCGGCTCAGTGAAGCTCGGCTCTACTGCCTGATGCCATACACTGTAATTGAAAACTGCCTCAGGTCAAAAACAACATTAGCCCCTGTCAAAATAAAGGCTGTTTATTACAGCAAACAATGAAGGCACAGTCGTCATGTAAACGACCCACTGCGCCTTGGAGTGTTACATTACGGACACTCGACTGACGCCATACTCGCCGTTTTTGGCTTTAAGGTGATATCGCTAAAACTGATATCCACAGCGCCCGATGATGACAATATGAAAGGCGAGATAATTTTACCAAAATCTATCCCCTGCGCCTGATAGCAAGTGAGATCTATGTTTAGTTCACTCCAAGTATCAAGGCTTAACGCGCTTAGTTGAGTACTGATATCCACATCGGCTCGACAATCGCCTTCGCAGGTCATGCCAACATTAATAGGCGCTGTAATCGATGAACCGACTTTGACCTGCATACTCAACACTGACTTGCTCGCCAGATAAGCCCGTAAGTCTTCAGGGAAGTTCCCCTGCAAACTCACAAAACCGAGCGCCTTACCGTTGAAGCTGACATGGCGAGCATCTTCTTGTACTTGTTTGTCAAAGGTTTTAATCGTGACAACATCATTCGATTGCACACTGCTGGCTATGGGTTCCATCGAAACCTTGTCACCTTCAACACTGCCAATCAGCATTTTCCAAGGCGCCTTAACGGCACGCTCGAATAACGGCTTCTGGCTGAGTTGCATTTGTTCACTGAAATTATCTTCAGACAAACTATTCGATAATATCGCAGGCGCAGTACTATTTGCCTTATCCGCATAGCTCAGGCCATAGCCATAGGGAAGTAATGGCGAATAATCACTGTCGTGAACATTCACTTGAGTTTGCTGCGGTGTCGACGGCCATGAGAAAGATAATTTGCCATTAAAGTCATACTGAACATCACCATTAGCTTGAGTGAATAACACTTCACTAATCCCTGCTCCTTCAGTGCCAGGCAACCAAGCGGCGACAAAGGCGTCAGAGGCATTAAGCTCAGGATTGACCCACAAAGGTCTGCCGCTAATAAACACAGAGACCACAGGAACCCCTGCGGCTTTGAGCTTTTGCAATAAAGCTAAGTCACGCTTATTCCCTCTTTGATACTCAAGATTATCAATATCACCATTGCCTTCGGCATAGGGCTCTTCACCAAATACCACAATCGCCACATCGGGTTTATTCGCAGCATCAAATTGACCATCAACACTCAGCACAGCGCTACCACCGCTGGCAGAAACCGCCTTTGCTATGCCAGCATAAATCGATGTTGCTCCAGGGAAATCTGCATTCTGATTATCAGTACCCTGCCAAGTAATAGACCAACCACCCGATTGTTTGCCAATATTATCAGCAGCATCGCCTGCAACGAGCACTTTAGCTTTAGGAGATAAAGGCAATAAATGCTGATTATTCTTCAATAACACCAGTGATTCACGCACCGCTTGGCGTGCAACGTCTCTGTGACTAGCTTGTCCAATTAACTCGGTTTTACCCGATAAAGGACGCTTAGCTGGACTTGGCTTTTCAAATAATCCCGCCCGAATTTTTACTCGCAGGATACGACTCACGGCATCATCAATCCGCGCTTGGCTGATCAAACCCGACTTAACTTGCGCGATAGTGTTTTCATATAATGGTTTCCATGCGGCCGTAGGCACCATGAATACGTCTAAGCCCGCATTAACGGCCTGAGGACAAGATTCGTTACTGCAACCTTCAACCTGCCCATGACCATTCCAATCGCCAACGACAAAGCCATCAAAGCCCATGTGAGTCTTAAGTACATCGGTCAATAAATAAGGATTACCGTGATTTTTAGCGCCGTGCCAACTATTAAATGAGGCCATCACAGTTTGCGCGCCCGCAGTTAACCCGCCGACATAACCTTGGGCATGAATGTCAAACAAGGCTTGTTCGGATGCGATATTATCGCCCTGATCATCCCCGTCTTCGGTCCCTCCATCTCCTAAGAAATGTTTTACCGTAGCGATAACATGCTGATCTGATAAGAAGTCTTTATCATTGCCACCTTGTAACCCCTCGACAATCGCGTGCGAATAGGATTTAACGATGGCAGGATCTTCAGAATAACCCTCGTAGGTTCGTCCCCAGCGGTCATCACGCACCACAGCGACAGTCGGTGCAAATACCCAATCAATCCCCGTCACCATGACTTCTTTGGCGGTGATCGCAGCAATTTGCTGAATAAGCTCAGGATGATGAGCCGCACCTAACCCTATGTTATGTGGGAACAGCGTTGCGCCAATCACATTGTTGTGACCATGAACCGCATCCGTGCCCCACATGGTTGGAATACTGATGCCATCGAGCGAGTCATCCATAGAGGCTTGAAACATAGCGTCGGCTAAGGCAATCCAATCTGCTGGCGTCGCATGTTTATCTTGGTTCGGGTAAGAACCGCCACCATTCAAATAAGAGCCAAAACCGTATTTGCGCATATCTTCGACCGTGATATCGCGGATCTCAGGTTGGATCATCTGCGCAACTTTCTGCTCTAGCGTCATTTTTGCTAATAAATCTGCGACGCGTTTTTCAACATCTGGCTGATTTTTATGGGGGATAGTTAACTGCGGCCAAATATTAATATCGGTAGGCTTACCGTCGATACTGTAGCCATTGGGGCTATTGGGTGAGCTAGATGCGGCAACATGATTGGGCTTAACTGACTGACTATCGTCGGCTTTTATCTGCTCTGTTTTGCTGCATCCACTTAAGCTGACGCAGGTCAGCACAGCCAATAAACTCAAGCTAAAGGTTTTGGGTCTCAATGCGATAACGCTCATAATTCTCACCCTCAAAAAATAAAATGTCTTAATACACACGCCGTGTGCGCATCCATGTGTTTAATCGTCGTGTTTTAATTAATTTAAAATCTTGGTCTTGGGGCATCACAGCCCTTGGCGCCGTAATAGGCGATAAAGCCATAACAAAGCAGCGGTAAAATAAAGGCCAATTGGATACCAAAATGATCGGCTAACATACCTTGGAATAAGGGCACAATCGCGCCGCCCACTATCGCCAAACATAAAATGCCAGAACCTTGGCTGGTGTGTTGTTCAAGATCTTGTAATGCCAAGCTAAAAATAGTCGGGAACATAATA of the Shewanella baltica genome contains:
- the rpoD gene encoding RNA polymerase sigma factor RpoD, producing MDHTPQSQLKLLLAKGKEQGYLTYAEVNDHLPADMVDSDQIEDIIQMINDMGIRVFEEAPDADDMMMSEDNTDEDAAEEAAAALATVESELGRTTDPVRMYMREMGTVELLTREGEIVIAKRIEEGINTVQSSVAEYPQAIAMILEQFDQFEADELRLSDIISGFVNPDEDVAPTATHIGSELSEEELEDEDDEEDDDDTEDEEEGNKGPDPEEARERFGQLRTAYESALKIIEAKGREHPESVKALFEIGEIFKEFRLVPKQFDRLVKSMRTMMDRVRVQERLVLKLCVEQAKMPKKNFVKLFTGNETNLDWFNTEKASTKPYAEGLRMVEDDVIRCRTKLAAVEEETGLAISAIKDINRRMSIGEAKARRAKKEMVEANLRLVISIAKKYTNRGLQFLDLIQEGNIGLMKAVDKFEYRRGYKFSTYATWWIRQAITRSIADQARTIRIPVHMIETINKLNRISRQMLQEMGREPSPEELAERMMMPEDKIRKVLKIAKEPISMETPIGDDEDSHLGDFIEDTTLELPLDSATSESLKNATHEVLAGLTAREAKVLRMRFGIDMNTDHTLEEVGKQFDVTRERIRQIEAKALRKLRHPSRSEILKSFLDE
- a CDS encoding methyl-accepting chemotaxis protein; its protein translation is MKHLSISTKLLWITSALFLSIVAILSISLWWTLSAQNAQLSDQVQNTLQTETRDKLEARAGEYGEMVAGFINEAYRIPFSFAGMLESTAEELPLKRDRLELAVAAVLKKNAQVSSMYAQFEPNGYDGLDSEFLNVNVSHSVATSGALEVYYTRNDDGTVEHNQVEDSAEKYLTSLNEFGIRDAEWYLCDKETLKPCLMEPYLYEITPGNKALMTSLTVPVLKHKQFIGVVGVDVNLPVFQTLIDKLSKSLYDGQAKVTLLSTRGLVVAASHYSKKARPLAESVNPTLASQIISLHKNSGYMVNDDEIIVAYPIKIPLANAEWSLVIQVPTAQAYKSSIELNNDMDEMATSLGSLLLIVGIVVSIAAVITISLVIRSIISPLRMIQGRVEHLASADGDLTQSIEVDSHAELIALAKGFNSFIYKLKNLIAELKILASRSQEESQASAKIAQLTRDSVNRQYGEIESVVTAVNQMSATALEVAKASEQTAAETEAMSRNIRHSEESLTKAMGFVATMSQESMEAKLAVSKVAESSMNISRILEVISSIAAQTNLLALNAAIEAARAGEQGRGFAVVADEVRALASKTQSSTNDISTLIDALQKEVQSASGIIDKGAERAQMAVSQTEQALNSLNSMVSQIGEISGQVTHIAAAAEEQSAVTEEVNRNITGISDSASELARLAGEAQQSSVVLANLVKQQHEQLGKLKT
- the mak gene encoding fructokinase, with the protein product MLRIGIDLGGTKIELIALDDDGKEVFRKRIPTPREYVATVDALVALVTEVEESLQQTATIGIGIPGVISPFTGLVKNANSTWINGHPLDVDLGARLNRKVKIANDANCFAVSEAVDGAAAGKSVVFGAIIGTGCGAGIAIKGQVHDGGNGIGGEWGHNPLPWMKADEFNTTTCFCGNRDCIETFISGTGFVRDFRAAGGVADSGIEIAQMMQAGDQLATQAFDRFIDRLARSLAHVINMMDPDVIVLGGGVSNIDAIYTELPKVLPRYVVGRECHTPVVKNCYGASSGVRGAAWLWGR
- a CDS encoding glycoside hydrolase family 3 protein, with amino-acid sequence MSVIALRPKTFSLSLLAVLTCVSLSGCSKTEQIKADDSQSVKPNHVAASSSPNSPNGYSIDGKPTDINIWPQLTIPHKNQPDVEKRVADLLAKMTLEQKVAQMIQPEIRDITVEDMRKYGFGSYLNGGGSYPNQDKHATPADWIALADAMFQASMDDSLDGISIPTMWGTDAVHGHNNVIGATLFPHNIGLGAAHHPELIQQIAAITAKEVMVTGIDWVFAPTVAVVRDDRWGRTYEGYSEDPAIVKSYSHAIVEGLQGGNDKDFLSDQHVIATVKHFLGDGGTEDGDDQGDNIASEQALFDIHAQGYVGGLTAGAQTVMASFNSWHGAKNHGNPYLLTDVLKTHMGFDGFVVGDWNGHGQVEGCSNESCPQAVNAGLDVFMVPTAAWKPLYENTIAQVKSGLISQARIDDAVSRILRVKIRAGLFEKPSPAKRPLSGKTELIGQASHRDVARQAVRESLVLLKNNQHLLPLSPKAKVLVAGDAADNIGKQSGGWSITWQGTDNQNADFPGATSIYAGIAKAVSASGGSAVLSVDGQFDAANKPDVAIVVFGEEPYAEGNGDIDNLEYQRGNKRDLALLQKLKAAGVPVVSVFISGRPLWVNPELNASDAFVAAWLPGTEGAGISEVLFTQANGDVQYDFNGKLSFSWPSTPQQTQVNVHDSDYSPLLPYGYGLSYADKANSTAPAILSNSLSEDNFSEQMQLSQKPLFERAVKAPWKMLIGSVEGDKVSMEPIASSVQSNDVVTIKTFDKQVQEDARHVSFNGKALGFVSLQGNFPEDLRAYLASKSVLSMQVKVGSSITAPINVGMTCEGDCRADVDISTQLSALSLDTWSELNIDLTCYQAQGIDFGKIISPFILSSSGAVDISFSDITLKPKTASMASVECP